cagacagacagtcggtggtcggagcgcaggacagacagacagtcggtggtcggagcgcaggacagacagacagtcggtggtcggagcgcaggacagacagacagtcggtggtcggagcgcaggacagacagacagtcggtggtcggagcgcaggacagacagacagtcggtggtcggagcgcaggacagacagtcggTGGTCGGAGCGCAGGCCAGAGAGTCGGTGGTCGGAGCACAGGCCAGAGAGTCggtggtcggagcgcaggacagacagtcagagcgcaggacagacagtcagagcgcaggacagacagtcagagcgcaggacagacagtcagagcgcaggacagacagtcagagcgcaggacagtcggtggtcggagcgcaggacagtcggtggtcggagcacaggacagacagtcggagcgcaggacagacagccgtggtcggagcgcaggacagacagccgtggtcggagcgcaggacagacagccGTGGTCGGAGCGCAGAACAGACAGTCggtggtcggagcgcaggacagacagtcggAGCGTAGGACAGAcagtcggagcgcaggacagacagtcggagcgcaggacagacagtcggagcgcaggacagacagtcggagcgcaggacagacagtcggagcgcaggacagacagacagtcggtggtcggagcgcaggacagacagacagtcggtggtcggagcgcaggacagagagtcggtggtcggagcgcaggacagacagtcagagcgcaggacagacagtcagagcgcaggacagacagtcgATGGTCGGACGCAGGACAGACTGATCGGAGCGCAGGACGGGCAGAGTcagagcgcaggacagacagtcagagcgcaggacagacagtcggAGAGCAGGGCAGAcagtcggagcgcaggacagacagacagtcggtggtcggacgcaggacagacagacagtcaaaggtggtcggagcgcaggacagacagacagtcggtggtcggagcgcaggacagacagtccGGTGGTCGGAGCACAGGCCAGAGTCGGAGCACAGGCCAGAGAGTCAgtggtcggagcgcaggacagacagtcagagcgcaggacagacagagcgcaggacagacagtcagagcgcaggacagacagtcagagcgcaggacagacagtcgTGGTCAGACGCAAGGACAGACAGTCGGGCGCAGGGAcagtcggagcgcaggacagTCGGAgcggagcgcaggacagacagtcggagcgcaggacagacagtcggagcgcaggacagacgCGTGGTCAGGAGGACAGACAGTCGGAGCGGGACAAcagtcggagcgcaggacagacagtggagacagtcggtggtcggagcgcaggacagacagtcggagcgcaggacagacagtcgTGGTGGTCGGAGCACGTCTCTGAGCCGCTGAGCATCTATTAACCCCGCTGTAGGACTCATTACGGTCAGCACTAGTAGATCAAACGAATCGACTAAAATTAACAAATCACTCAGAAAAACTTATCAGGGGCTCCGAGTGGCGCAGTCTAACGCACTGCATCtccagtgcaagaggcgtcactacagaccctggttcgattccaggctgtatctcaaccggctgtgattggaatcccatagggtggcacacaattggccctgcgtcgtccgggttagagtttggccgggtaggccgtcattgtaaatatgaatttgttcttaaccgacttgccttgttaaatcaaaggttaaataaaagttttaaaaaagacTCTCCAGCTTGTGAAAAAAAGACCTTGAAAAATAACTGCACATCaataggatataacagagggGAAAGGGAAGTGACATCACCTTGAAGCCTCCTCCTACTTCTCCTATTACATTCTCCACAGGGACTGGACAGTTGTCGAATGACACTTCACATGCTGGGGGACAGAAACACATCAGTTATAGCCCAGTGAATGGTACACAACAGGGATTTCCCTTGGCTGACTGACAGCTACAGTTATCTGGTTTACAATACTTTTAAATCATTGAAGAGTGAATGAGTTCACACAAGGAGAACAGGCATTATTGGTCTCtgcagttatatatatatatatatgttggatCCCCTGATGCCCCGTTTTACCTCTGGCTTTCCGTGATTACCTCTAGACTAGGCTAACACCAACACAAGTACGGTCATTTACCCCACTAGGCTAACACCAACacaagtactgtcatttaccCCACTAGGCTAACACCAACACAAGTACTGTCATTTACTCCACTGGGCTAACACCAACACAAGTACGGTCATTTACTCCACTAGGCTAACACCAACACAAGTACTGTCATTTTACTCACTAGGCTAACATAACACAAGTACTGTCATTTACTCCACTGGGCTAACACCAACACAACTACGGTCATTTACTCCACTAGGCTAACACCAACACAAGTACTGTCATTTACTCCACTGGGCTAACACCAACACAAGTACTGTCATTTACTCCACTGGGCTAACACCAACACAAGTACTGTCATTTACTCCACTAGGATAACACCAACACAAGTACTGTCATTTACTCCACTAGGCTAacaacaagaatttgttcttaactgacttgcctggttaaataaaggtaaattataaataaaataattgttAGACCCCCTAATGCCTAGATGTGATCTTACTGTTAGACCCCCTAATGCCTAGATGTGATCTTACTGTTAGACCCCCCTAATGCCTAGATGTGATCTTACTGCACGACCCCCTAATGCCTAGATGTGATCTTACTGCTCGACCCCCTAATGCCTAGATGTGATCTTACTGTTCGACCCCCTAATGCCTAGATGTGATCTTACTGTTCGACCCCTAATGCCTAGATGTGATCTTACTGTTCGACCCCTAATGCCTAGATGTGATCTTACTGTTCGACCCCCTAATGCCTAGATGTGATCTTACTGTTCGACCCCCTAATGCCTAGATGTGATCTTACTGTTCGACCCCCTAATGCCTAGATGTGATCTTACTGTTCGACCCCCTAATGCCTAGATGTGATCTTACTGTTCGACCCCCTAATGCCTAGATGTGATCTTACTGTTCGACCCCCTAATGCCTAGATGTGATCTTACTGCACGACTCCCTAATGCCTAGATGTGATCTTACTGTTCGACCCCCTAATGCCTAGATGTGATCTTACTGTTCGACCCCCTAATGCCTAGATGTGATCTTACTGTTCGACCCCCTAATGCCTAGTTTATCTTCTGGTTTTCCGCTGGTGATCCCTCCGAAGGCTCGCTCTACGATGAAGGCAGTGATCTTATCTTTCTTCACTCCATCCTCTCCTACCACCTCCGTACGAGCAAACACCGTCATCAGGTCTGCAAACCCCCCGTTTGAGATCCAGATCTGGACAGCATGGAAATACAGTCACACAACTGTCCTTCAGACTGAATCATCACAAACACAAAGTACCAACAGCAGTTAGCGAACACATGACTGACAGGCAAAACACAGGTAGGAGGATAATGTGTCTCACCTTTGACCCATTGAGCAGGTATGTTTTCCTGTCTTCTGATAGGGTGGCTTTGGTCTGAATGGACGCAGCATCACTCCCACTGAAACATACAGGATCCACATGAAACAGTCAGATTCAGAGAACATGACAAAACCAAGCTTTAAAATACACAACCACTTCTGTCATTTGTTGGTATAACAAAAGTTGGAATGCTTTTCAGTGGCAAAAAAACAGCTTTACGGCAAACAGTTCCAGATGATGTGACTGGTCGAAAAGCAGAATGATGTCATCCAGAGTTGGTTCAGGATGGTAATGATTTCAGCAggttgtgttttatatttcacctttatttaaccaggtatttatatatataaccctttatttaaccaggtatttatatatataaccctttatttaaccaggtatttatatatatataaccctttatttaaccaggtatttatatatataaccctaaccctttatctaaccaggttggccagttgagaacaagttctcatttacaactgcgacctggccaagataaagcaaagcagtgcaacacaaacacagaattacacataaacaaatgtacagtcaataacacaatagaaaaatctatgtacagtgtgtgcaaatgtagaagattagggaggtaaggcaatgaataggacatagtggtgaaataattacaattgagcaattaaacactggagtgttGCAGTAGGTtcgtactgtatctaccatgctCAGTGGGAAAGGCTATGCTGCAGTAGGTTCGCATTGTACCTACCATGCTCAGTGGGAAAGAAGGCTGTGTTGCAGCAGGTCtcgtactgtatctaccatgccTCAGTGGGAAAGGCTGTGTTGCAGTAGGTTCGCACTGTACCTACCATGCTCAGTGGGAAAGAAGGCTGTGTTGCAGCAGGTCTCGTACTGTACCTACCATGCTCAGTGGGAAAGAAGGCTGTGCTGCAGTAGGTCCGCACTGTACCCACCATGCTCAGTGGGAAAGAAGGCTGTGCTGCAGTAGGTTTGTACTGTACCTACCATGCTCAGTGGGAAAGAAGGCTGTGTTGCAGTAGGTCCGCACTGTACCTACCATGCTCAGTGGGAAAGAAGGCTGTGTTGCAGTAGGTCCGCACTGTATCTACCATGCTCAGTGGAAAGTAAGGCCGTGCTGCAGTAGGTCTCGTACTGCATCTACCATGCTCAGTGGGAAAGAAGGCTGTGTTGCTGTAGGTTCGCACTGTACCTACCATGCTCAGTGGGAAAGAAGGCTGTGCTGCAGTAGGTCCGTACTGTACCTACCATGCTCAGTGGGACAGAAGGCTGTGCTGCAGTAGGTCTCGCACTGTACCTACCATGCTCAGTGGGAAAGGCTGTGCTGCAGTAGGTCCGTACTGTACCTACCATGCTCAGTGGGAAAGGCTGTGCTGCAATAGGTTTGTACTGAACCTGCCAGGCCCAGTGAAACAGACGGTACGTACCTGCCAGGCTCAGTGAGACAGAAGGCTGCTACATGTTCTCCTGAAGCCAGCTTGGGGAGATATTTAGCCTTCTGCTCCTCACTACCGGCTATCAGGATCCCCTAACATACAGCAAGCAAGACATCACAGGTTCACAAACAGCAGTAACATTATACAACACAGATAAAAAGAAAGCCTTGAGTCTATCGGTGCAGGACTCTTTACCTTGAGTCCGATGGCTTGGTGGGCAGCCAGTGTAACTGCTATGGATCCATCCAGAGAGATGATCTCTCCTAGTCGGGCATACATGGTGTTGGACAGACCCAGGCCACCTAGGAAGAGACAGGAAGTTATGTTGAGTGGCGTCATGTTTCAATGTGTGTCCACAAGATGGTCTCTGATACAGTATGAAGACCATACCAGCGATAGGCCTAATGTTTGTTGCACAGGCTGTGACCTGTTCTCCTCTGATATTAAACTCCTCACCATACTCCTCAGGCACCTGGATACCGAACAGTCCCAGCTCCTTCAGTCCGTTCAGAGTCTCTGGAGGAATCTTAGCTTCATGGTCGATACGCTTGGAGTCCACTGAAATACAAGGACAGGTCTCAGAATACAACACTGGAACACAGTCTGAACGTCTATTAGAATAGAACCACACTTTGAATCTGAGTCTTGTATAAGGACAGCAGTCTCTtctctcagtctcaccctcttCAGTGAAGAATTTCTCTACCGGAGCAACAAACGAGTTGATCTCCTCCAGCTCTTCATTTCCAATCTCTGGATAGGGGAAGCACTCTGCCTGGAGGAGACACACACAATACGAATCAGATATTTGGTTGATTTATCCTTTATTTTCTCATTGTCTTTCAAGGCAAAAAATGGCTTGCCTCTGGCGAGAGGTGACAGCTGACAACAATGGAAAGATGGCTATGGGTGTCTCTAACTTACAATAACTGAGCAAGCTATCACATATTTCTTAGACAGTACGGCTAAATCAACATTGTATTCCTTATCTAGAATTTAAAAAGCATAATagataaactagctagctagtcgCTTACTTTGTTTACTTTGCCAAGGAACAGGTCCTTGGCGTAGGCCAGATTCCTAGCATGAGTTCTAATGGTCCGGTGAGGTAAGGTGACTTCTTTCGTCGCATGTCTTGCGTTAGATGTTAAAATCTTTCCAAATTGAACAGATTTGGATAAAGCTATAAGTCTATTGATATTCATTGTCCTGTCAAATTTTCACCTCAACCAGACTTCTGCTGCTTCCGAAAATGGGTTACAAGCAGGTTGAAATATGGTCGAAGCTATCTGGGATCCATGGGACGTCCCCACACTGACGTCACCCGTTGAAGTAGACATTTTAAACGGTTAcggtaatggttaaggttaggtaagggttatggctTCGGTTAGGATACGGTTaggagttaaggtcagggttaggagttagggtatgGACGCGCCAAGTATACCGAATAGCCCTAACAGTAGACTAAGGTTGGGATACCTTTCACCTCATTCTGTCTCATACTGATGACGTAAAATGGGCGTTTCGTAATGAATCAGCTGCCTGCAATTCTTCATTAAATCACTGGAGGGGACTGTTTCGTCAGGAACAAAATGTACATGGAAGTGCTCAGGGTCTGCTAAAAAACAATGGACACATTTCTGTATACCGCACAtgtataatgaacaaaaatataaacacaacatgcaacaatttaatagagtttactgagttacagttcatatattggaaatcagtcaattgaaatcaattcatcagtccataatctatggatttcacatgactaggaatacagatatgcatctattgctcacagataccttaaaaaaaaggtaggtgcgaggatcagaaaaccagtcagtatctggtgtgaccaccatttgcctcatgcagtgtaaCACATCTTCACTTAGAgtttatcaggctgttgattgaagaggagtgggacaacattccacaggccacaatggctgtgcgaagttgttggatattggtgggaactggaataTGCTGTCGTACAcgcgttgatccagagcatcccaaacaacctcaatgggtgacatgtctggtgagtatacatgCAActgctctggtgaacattcctgcagtcagcatgctaatgGCACGGaacacttgagacatctgtggcattgtgttgtgtgacaaaactgcacattttagagtggccttttatttccccagcacaaggtgcacctgtgtaatgagcatgctgtttaatcagtttcttgatatgccacacctgtcaggtggatggattatcttggcaatggagaaatgctcactaaaagggatgtaaacaaatttgtgcacaaaatctgatagaaataagctttttgtacatatgaaacatttctgaggtcttttacttcagctcatgaaatatgagatcaacactttacaatacaaccttaccgtgaaatgcatacctacaagcccttaaccaacaatgcagtgaagAAAAATAAGGGTTAAGAACATATTAACTAAATTGAAAGTAAAAGAATAAAAGAGCAAcaaaataatgaggctatatacaaggagtaccggtaacgagtcaatgtgcaggggtacaggttagtaatgaggctatatacaaggtgtaccggtaacgagtcaatgtgcaggggtacaggttagtaatgaggctatatacaaggtgtaccggtaacgagtcaatgtgcaggggtacaggttagtaatgaggctatatacaaggtgtaccggtaacgagtcaatgtgcgggggtacaggttagtaatgaggctatatataaggtgtaccggtaacgagtcaatgtgcgggggtaca
This Oncorhynchus gorbuscha isolate QuinsamMale2020 ecotype Even-year unplaced genomic scaffold, OgorEven_v1.0 Un_scaffold_11834, whole genome shotgun sequence DNA region includes the following protein-coding sequences:
- the LOC124030466 gene encoding complex I assembly factor ACAD9, mitochondrial-like gives rise to the protein MNINRLIALSKSVQFGKILTSNARHATKEVTLPHRTIRTHARNLAYAKDLFLGKVNKAECFPYPEIGNEELEEINSFVAPVEKFFTEEVDSKRIDHEAKIPPETLNGLKELGLFGIQVPEEYGGLGLSNTMYARLGEIISLDGSIAVTLAAHQAIGLKGILIAGSEEQKAKYLPKLASGEHVAAFCLTEPGSGSDAASIQTKATLSEDRKTYLLNGSKIWISNGGFADLMTVFARTEVVGEDGVKKDKITAFIVERAFGGITSGKPEDKLGIRGSNTCEVSFDNCPVPVENVIGEVGGGFKVMSLPFPL